In one Zobellia galactanivorans genomic region, the following are encoded:
- a CDS encoding TonB-dependent receptor yields the protein MKKDLEHSALATRRLKQINLKIMLNLLSVFFIAFQASARTGSSTTIELDYENVPLKRILKDIKAQTNYSFFYNVKEIDDTKKISFRANNEAIDQVLKKLAQKAAFNFEINGKQIVLTKISQRTDTLQEREVKGSVKDIEGNPLSGASVVIKGTTTGAQTDFDGNFTLTLADESAIIIVSYIGFETKEISVGNQSSLDVILKEAAAQLDNVVIVGSRNPNRTSTETATAVDVIPMADVVSKTGKIEVNQLLQYAAPSFNANKQSGSDGADHIDPASLRGLGPDQTLVLINGKRRHQSSLINVFGTRGRGNTGTDLNAIPASAIKRIEILRDGASAQYGSDAIAGVINIVLKDRTDELSGSISYGAYNTNAQGDFPDGTPNTDGNRLDTERDGNAIGEDQSFDGGSIKFAANYGVKIGEEGYANFTTEYIAKNKILRPGFDFRRGFGEAAIDGFNFFGNVNIPVSENTEFYAFGGRNYRDTDAFAFTRNNPTERNVVSIYPNGFTPRITSNIIDNSVSAGIRTEMENGWNVDISNTFGKNLFHYFIKGSLNASLEETSPVDFDAGGHSLSQNVTNLDISKFYEDIMEGMNLAFGAEYKTENFEIFAGEASSYGTFDIDRALITNPATQTIPTDPITGEQRPGGSQGFPGYSPANEIDRSRSNVSLYGDLELDITEKFLVSGAARFEYFSDFGSTTNGKLAARYKATENINIRGSVSSGFRAPSLAQIYYNLKYTDFVSGQASESLLSPNNSPVTASFGIGPLKEEKAFNAALGFTAKAGNFTATVDGYYIDIKDRIVLTGAFPAPQIPNVNSAQFFVNGVDTKTTGLDVILSYKNTLSEDSSFGATFLANFNNMKIENIHNGSLDESTYFGPRDKAFLLASAPDSKLNLNLTYDKSWFDTSLSFTHFSEIELIDYGLVPDYYGAKTVTDLNFGFQLSESLKLNVGSNNLFNVYPDQQDADSDSGGYWDAVQMGFAGAFYYARLGFTF from the coding sequence ATGAAAAAAGACCTTGAACACAGCGCCTTGGCCACAAGGCGGCTTAAACAGATTAACCTAAAAATAATGTTGAACCTGCTTTCCGTCTTTTTTATCGCCTTTCAAGCGAGTGCCCGTACGGGCTCGTCCACGACGATAGAGCTCGACTACGAAAATGTACCGCTCAAACGTATCTTAAAAGACATAAAGGCACAAACAAATTACAGCTTCTTTTACAACGTAAAGGAAATAGACGACACCAAGAAAATTTCGTTTCGCGCCAATAACGAGGCCATAGACCAAGTACTGAAAAAACTGGCCCAAAAAGCCGCTTTCAACTTTGAAATAAACGGAAAACAGATTGTTTTGACCAAAATATCACAGCGTACCGACACTCTACAAGAAAGAGAGGTTAAGGGTAGCGTAAAAGACATAGAAGGCAATCCGCTCTCGGGCGCCAGTGTCGTCATCAAAGGCACCACCACAGGCGCCCAAACCGATTTTGACGGGAACTTTACCCTGACCCTAGCCGATGAATCGGCCATTATAATCGTTTCGTATATAGGATTTGAAACAAAGGAAATCAGCGTTGGCAACCAAAGTTCACTAGATGTAATTCTAAAGGAAGCTGCCGCACAATTAGACAACGTAGTCATTGTGGGCTCAAGAAACCCCAATAGAACTTCTACGGAAACCGCAACGGCAGTGGATGTCATTCCCATGGCAGACGTGGTTTCAAAAACCGGTAAAATAGAAGTTAACCAATTGCTACAGTATGCCGCGCCATCGTTCAATGCCAACAAGCAATCAGGTTCCGATGGGGCCGACCATATTGACCCCGCTTCCTTACGCGGACTTGGCCCAGACCAGACCTTGGTCTTGATCAACGGAAAAAGAAGGCACCAATCTTCATTGATCAATGTATTCGGCACACGCGGTAGAGGCAACACAGGCACCGACCTTAATGCCATTCCCGCTTCGGCCATCAAAAGAATCGAAATATTAAGGGACGGAGCCTCGGCACAATACGGTTCCGATGCCATTGCCGGCGTAATTAATATCGTATTAAAAGACCGAACCGACGAACTTTCGGGCTCCATCAGTTACGGCGCTTACAACACCAATGCCCAAGGCGATTTTCCCGATGGAACACCTAATACCGACGGCAACCGCCTAGACACGGAAAGAGATGGAAACGCGATTGGCGAAGACCAGAGCTTTGACGGGGGCTCCATCAAATTCGCCGCCAACTACGGGGTCAAGATAGGTGAAGAAGGTTATGCCAACTTTACTACCGAATACATCGCCAAAAACAAAATACTAAGACCTGGTTTTGATTTTAGGAGAGGATTTGGAGAAGCTGCCATAGATGGATTTAATTTCTTTGGAAACGTAAATATTCCTGTTTCGGAAAACACCGAATTTTACGCTTTTGGTGGTCGAAACTATAGAGACACCGATGCCTTTGCCTTTACCCGTAACAACCCTACGGAACGAAACGTGGTCAGTATTTACCCTAATGGCTTTACCCCACGTATCACATCTAATATTATTGACAACTCCGTGTCGGCCGGAATACGTACAGAGATGGAAAACGGCTGGAACGTAGATATAAGCAACACTTTTGGAAAAAACTTGTTCCATTACTTCATTAAAGGTTCGTTGAACGCCTCCCTTGAAGAAACATCACCTGTCGATTTCGACGCAGGCGGACATAGCCTTAGCCAAAACGTTACGAATTTGGACATCTCTAAATTCTACGAAGATATCATGGAAGGCATGAACCTAGCCTTTGGTGCGGAGTACAAGACTGAAAATTTTGAAATTTTTGCCGGCGAGGCATCGTCATACGGCACTTTTGATATAGACAGGGCCCTGATTACCAATCCCGCTACGCAAACCATCCCTACGGACCCAATAACAGGTGAACAAAGACCTGGAGGCTCACAAGGATTCCCTGGCTATAGCCCGGCCAATGAAATAGACCGAAGCAGAAGTAACGTTTCCTTGTACGGGGATTTGGAACTTGATATAACCGAAAAGTTCTTGGTCAGCGGTGCTGCCCGTTTTGAATATTTTAGTGATTTTGGAAGCACTACCAATGGTAAGTTAGCCGCTAGGTACAAAGCGACCGAGAACATCAACATAAGGGGTTCCGTAAGTTCTGGGTTCAGGGCCCCATCATTGGCACAGATTTATTACAACCTTAAATACACCGACTTTGTCAGTGGGCAAGCGTCCGAATCCCTGTTATCACCCAACAACAGTCCGGTAACGGCTTCTTTTGGCATAGGCCCCTTAAAGGAAGAAAAAGCATTTAACGCCGCACTTGGCTTTACGGCCAAAGCGGGTAACTTTACCGCAACGGTAGATGGTTACTACATTGATATTAAAGACCGTATTGTTCTAACCGGAGCTTTTCCCGCACCACAGATACCTAACGTTAACTCCGCCCAGTTCTTCGTAAATGGAGTGGATACAAAAACAACCGGTTTAGATGTTATTCTGTCCTACAAGAACACCCTTTCCGAAGACAGTTCGTTTGGAGCAACCTTCTTGGCTAACTTCAACAACATGAAAATCGAAAACATACACAACGGCAGCCTTGACGAGAGCACGTATTTTGGTCCAAGGGACAAGGCTTTTTTGCTAGCCTCTGCACCTGACAGCAAATTAAACCTAAACCTTACTTACGATAAAAGTTGGTTTGACACCTCCTTAAGCTTCACTCATTTCAGTGAAATAGAATTGATCGATTATGGATTAGTACCGGATTATTATGGAGCTAAAACAGTTACCGACCTTAATTTTGGTTTCCAGCTTTCAGAGAGCTTAAAATTAAATGTTGGCAGCAACAACCTTTTCAATGTTTACCCTGACCAACAAGATGCAGATTCAGATTCAGGCGGATATTGGGATGCCGTTCAAATGGGTTTTGCCGGGGCTTTCTATTATGCCAGACTTGGTTTTACCTTCTAA
- a CDS encoding FecR family protein — translation MNYHKLISKWLKGSISTDERQHLQAWVHKSDANMDLFKKCIREWQHQQSPNFDPQTGFAGFKAKISAKKRKIKRLVSAIPYALALLILIVLGIQITGTQSNKTKPTPSQISTRDTPKEKITLTLADGSTQILSGHGNEILTDAQGNIIADKDTDVLSFNASQDQDQNSNAYNEIYIPHGQTFKLRLSDGTKVWLNAGTKLKFPSNLNSEALTARTVFLDGEAYFDVTKNEKKPFLVVTQNVAVKVLGTQFNLSSYDTDENIATTLIEGKVSMFESDSPDNEIELSPSFQAKYKKTESSFSKVKVDTEQFTAWMHNKLIIDNLKFSEILTKLERLHQVKFLNKAEHLNNEVFKGEFENETIEAVLNTISLSTPFNYTRNQNLITIESKS, via the coding sequence ATGAATTACCACAAATTAATTTCTAAATGGCTAAAAGGAAGCATCTCTACCGATGAGCGCCAACACTTACAAGCTTGGGTTCATAAGAGTGATGCCAACATGGACCTGTTTAAAAAGTGTATTCGAGAGTGGCAGCATCAACAAAGTCCGAATTTTGACCCACAAACCGGCTTTGCCGGTTTCAAGGCAAAAATTTCCGCTAAAAAACGAAAAATAAAACGCCTAGTTTCCGCCATACCTTATGCCCTTGCATTGCTTATCCTTATAGTTTTAGGAATACAAATAACAGGTACACAATCGAACAAAACCAAACCAACACCTTCGCAAATATCAACAAGAGACACCCCAAAAGAAAAGATAACCCTCACCTTGGCCGACGGAAGTACGCAAATCCTTAGCGGCCACGGCAATGAAATATTGACCGACGCCCAAGGAAATATAATAGCCGATAAGGACACCGACGTATTAAGCTTCAATGCCTCTCAAGATCAAGACCAAAATTCCAATGCGTACAATGAAATCTACATTCCACATGGCCAAACATTTAAACTGCGGTTGTCCGATGGCACCAAAGTGTGGCTGAACGCCGGCACAAAATTAAAGTTCCCATCCAACCTCAACAGCGAAGCCCTGACCGCAAGAACCGTCTTTCTAGATGGTGAAGCTTATTTTGATGTGACCAAGAACGAGAAAAAACCATTTTTGGTCGTCACCCAAAATGTAGCCGTAAAAGTGTTGGGCACACAATTCAACCTTTCTTCTTACGATACTGATGAAAATATAGCCACTACACTAATCGAGGGCAAGGTCAGTATGTTTGAGTCTGACAGTCCTGATAACGAAATAGAACTGAGCCCTAGTTTTCAGGCGAAATACAAAAAAACCGAAAGCAGCTTTAGTAAGGTGAAAGTCGACACCGAACAGTTTACCGCATGGATGCATAACAAACTGATAATCGACAACCTTAAATTTTCGGAAATCTTGACCAAGCTTGAAAGGCTTCATCAGGTAAAATTCCTGAACAAGGCGGAACATTTGAACAACGAGGTGTTTAAGGGGGAATTCGAGAACGAAACCATAGAGGCCGTACTTAACACCATTTCGCTAAGCACACCTTTTAATTACACTAGAAACCAAAACCTTATAACAATAGAGAGCAAAAGCTAA
- a CDS encoding RNA polymerase sigma factor, producing MNERKLVKKMRNGNAEAYRYLFLEYYEWLCNYIFKMCNNRHLAEDIVQDTFVNLWEKRAKLYISGSVKNYLFKCCYHQFLQHLRVQKIDFDALDKVKWEVISDTAFEREKVDVKIENLNVVISKLPPRCKEVFVQNKIEQKKYKEIALDMGISVKTVENQMSKALHFIREHATIVLLWMSSFFG from the coding sequence ATGAATGAGCGAAAACTGGTAAAAAAAATGCGGAACGGCAATGCCGAAGCATATCGGTATTTGTTTTTGGAATACTATGAATGGTTGTGTAATTACATTTTTAAAATGTGTAACAACCGACACTTGGCAGAAGATATTGTTCAAGATACTTTCGTTAATCTTTGGGAGAAAAGGGCCAAACTATACATTTCGGGATCGGTCAAGAACTATTTGTTCAAATGTTGTTATCATCAGTTTTTGCAGCATCTACGTGTGCAGAAAATAGATTTTGATGCCTTGGATAAGGTCAAATGGGAAGTTATATCCGACACTGCTTTTGAGCGCGAGAAGGTCGATGTGAAAATCGAAAATTTAAACGTTGTCATTTCTAAGTTGCCGCCACGGTGTAAGGAAGTGTTCGTGCAGAACAAAATAGAGCAAAAGAAGTACAAAGAAATAGCCTTAGATATGGGTATTTCCGTGAAAACGGTTGAAAATCAAATGTCTAAGGCCCTTCACTTTATAAGGGAACATGCCACGATCGTATTGTTGTGGATGTCAAGCTTTTTCGGGTGA
- a CDS encoding fumarylacetoacetate hydrolase family protein: MNYIDLNRLIPELAETGTWIGRCMVPAQKAYNGIAGPHVVMARKGKIYDLSAHFNSTSELFNCKNPVSRLKALNDLPELGSLKDALKNALYFNQNPLLPYIIAPNDIQAVKACGVTFIKSLLERVIEEKAKGDALVANDIRQTIYDTLGNDLSKVTPGSPETEKLKEELQKKGLWSQYLEVGIGKDAEVFTKAQPLSAVGFGAEIGVLKSSKWNNPEPEIVLAVSSSGKIVGATLGNDVNLRDYEGRSALLLGEAKDQNGSCAIGPLFRLFDETFSLDDVKDCDVMFSMKGKDNFATSGSNKMKEISRSPENLVAQVIGKNHQYPDGLVLFLGTMFAPTEDRNGKGLGFTHKKGDQVNISSSHLGTLINWVNTCDQIPKWEFGIGAFTNYIVKRNLK, translated from the coding sequence ATGAATTATATCGATTTAAACCGCCTCATACCGGAATTAGCGGAAACAGGCACATGGATAGGCAGGTGCATGGTACCGGCACAAAAAGCGTACAATGGTATAGCTGGGCCCCACGTGGTGATGGCCCGCAAAGGAAAAATCTACGACCTATCGGCCCACTTCAACTCCACAAGTGAGCTATTCAACTGTAAGAACCCGGTTTCCCGCTTAAAAGCCTTAAACGATTTACCGGAACTAGGCAGCCTGAAAGATGCCTTGAAAAACGCCCTATACTTCAATCAGAATCCACTACTCCCCTACATCATAGCGCCAAACGATATACAAGCCGTAAAAGCCTGTGGTGTAACTTTTATCAAAAGCTTGCTCGAGAGGGTCATTGAAGAAAAAGCAAAAGGCGATGCCCTAGTAGCGAACGACATACGTCAAACCATTTACGATACCTTAGGCAACGACTTGAGCAAGGTTACCCCCGGTTCACCGGAAACCGAAAAGCTCAAGGAGGAATTACAGAAAAAAGGCCTATGGTCGCAATACCTCGAAGTGGGCATTGGCAAGGATGCCGAGGTTTTCACCAAGGCCCAACCCTTGTCTGCCGTTGGTTTCGGAGCGGAGATAGGCGTTCTAAAGAGTTCCAAATGGAACAATCCGGAACCTGAAATCGTGCTCGCCGTATCCTCCTCGGGAAAAATCGTCGGGGCCACACTCGGCAACGACGTAAACCTTCGCGATTACGAAGGTCGCAGCGCCCTATTGCTCGGTGAGGCGAAAGACCAAAACGGATCTTGTGCCATTGGCCCCTTGTTTCGCTTGTTCGATGAGACTTTTTCCCTAGATGACGTAAAGGATTGCGATGTAATGTTTTCTATGAAGGGGAAGGACAATTTCGCCACTTCCGGAAGCAATAAGATGAAAGAGATTAGCCGTAGTCCTGAAAATTTAGTGGCCCAGGTCATAGGAAAAAACCATCAATACCCAGACGGGCTCGTGCTTTTCTTAGGTACTATGTTCGCCCCTACGGAAGACCGCAATGGAAAAGGTTTGGGTTTCACCCACAAAAAGGGAGATCAAGTCAACATCTCTTCTTCGCATTTGGGCACACTCATCAATTGGGTGAACACTTGTGACCAAATACCAAAGTGGGAATTCGGCATTGGTGCTTTTACGAACTATATTGTAAAACGGAATTTAAAATAG
- a CDS encoding sugar phosphate isomerase/epimerase family protein, whose protein sequence is MKANRRNFLKRTSAGVLGIGALSFPEMSRAAMAEETMENMMAELKLGVASYTLREFTREKALDMTLRCGLNRITFKSMHLPLDSGAHTIKEAVAQCKKKGVVLYGAGVVYMKTKAEVDQAFEYAKTAELDMIVGVPSHDLLDYVEEKVKSYNIKLAIHNHGPGDKVYPSAESAYVKIKDRDKRMGLCIDIGHTQRIKRDPSQDLTQFFDRVFDIHLKDVTASEHDGQTCIIGRGVIDFPAFLKTVLKLGYQGTLALEYEAEGNDPLPGMMESIGYVKGILSTL, encoded by the coding sequence ATGAAAGCGAACAGAAGAAATTTTTTAAAACGTACTTCGGCCGGGGTTTTGGGTATTGGAGCCTTGTCCTTTCCTGAAATGTCCCGTGCGGCCATGGCGGAAGAAACTATGGAAAATATGATGGCCGAGCTCAAATTAGGGGTGGCTTCATATACCCTCAGGGAATTTACAAGGGAAAAGGCTTTGGATATGACTTTGCGGTGCGGTTTGAATCGAATTACCTTTAAGAGTATGCATCTTCCGCTAGATTCGGGTGCGCACACGATAAAGGAAGCCGTGGCCCAGTGTAAAAAGAAAGGCGTTGTTTTATACGGGGCCGGGGTCGTTTATATGAAGACCAAGGCGGAAGTGGATCAAGCCTTCGAATATGCTAAAACGGCCGAGTTGGATATGATTGTCGGGGTGCCGAGCCATGATTTATTGGATTACGTAGAAGAAAAGGTGAAGTCTTACAATATTAAACTTGCCATCCATAATCACGGCCCGGGCGATAAAGTGTATCCAAGCGCCGAAAGTGCCTATGTTAAAATTAAGGATAGGGACAAACGTATGGGGCTTTGTATAGATATCGGACATACCCAACGCATAAAGCGTGATCCCTCCCAAGACCTTACCCAGTTTTTCGATCGGGTCTTTGATATCCATTTAAAGGATGTAACGGCCTCCGAACATGATGGGCAAACCTGTATTATTGGTCGTGGGGTTATCGATTTTCCTGCATTTTTAAAGACGGTTTTAAAATTAGGGTATCAAGGAACCTTGGCGCTTGAATATGAGGCCGAAGGGAATGATCCATTGCCCGGTATGATGGAGTCTATAGGCTATGTAAAAGGAATATTATCAACATTATAA
- a CDS encoding Gfo/Idh/MocA family protein encodes MSSDRRNFIKKASVGAAGLAFGGSINAMSAESYSRILGANDRINCAVIGVRSRAKAHFMAINKDPNAKVLYSCDVDDVILEEHNIWCKENIGYVPKVEKDFRKVLNKKKVDAVFIATPEHWHAPMAIMALQAGKHVYVEKPCSHNPYENQLLVAAQKKYGKKVQMGNQQRSAQTSILAVKEIREGIIGEVFKGEAYYSNNRGSIGKGNQIAVPKTLDWDLWQGPAPRENYRDNIHPYNWHWFKTWGTGEVHNNGTHEIDICRWALGVDLPDSVTSFGGKYAYDDDWEFVDNQQVTYKYSGDKFITWTGHSRGKIVPNQPGRGATIYGSKGIITLSRGGYKLFDLNGELIKEEKEAGKQSTTVNTQGAGDLDANHIGNFFEAIRQDKSLHSDIKDASVSTMLCHLGNMAQDAGETLKIDPATGKVLNNEKVMKDWWKREYEEGWEPTL; translated from the coding sequence ATGAGTTCAGACAGAAGAAATTTTATTAAAAAAGCATCTGTGGGTGCAGCAGGCTTGGCCTTTGGGGGAAGCATAAATGCCATGTCGGCGGAAAGTTATTCAAGAATTTTGGGTGCCAACGATCGTATCAATTGTGCGGTCATAGGGGTGCGTAGTAGGGCCAAGGCACATTTTATGGCCATCAATAAGGATCCCAATGCCAAGGTGCTCTATAGTTGTGATGTTGACGATGTTATTTTAGAGGAGCATAATATATGGTGTAAGGAAAATATTGGCTATGTGCCAAAGGTCGAAAAAGATTTTAGAAAGGTCTTAAACAAAAAAAAGGTCGATGCGGTTTTTATCGCGACTCCGGAACATTGGCATGCACCCATGGCTATTATGGCCTTGCAGGCGGGTAAACATGTGTATGTCGAAAAACCGTGTAGCCACAACCCCTATGAGAACCAATTGTTGGTCGCCGCTCAAAAGAAATATGGGAAAAAAGTACAGATGGGCAACCAGCAGCGTTCTGCCCAAACGTCTATATTGGCCGTAAAGGAAATCCGCGAAGGTATTATCGGAGAGGTGTTCAAAGGAGAGGCCTATTATTCGAACAATAGGGGCTCTATCGGAAAGGGCAACCAGATCGCGGTGCCCAAAACATTGGATTGGGACTTATGGCAGGGGCCTGCGCCTAGGGAAAATTACAGGGATAATATCCATCCCTACAACTGGCATTGGTTCAAGACATGGGGTACTGGTGAGGTCCATAATAATGGTACACATGAAATTGACATCTGCCGATGGGCACTTGGGGTAGACCTTCCTGATAGCGTAACTTCCTTTGGGGGGAAATACGCTTACGACGATGATTGGGAATTTGTAGACAACCAACAGGTCACCTATAAGTATTCCGGGGATAAGTTCATAACCTGGACGGGACATAGCCGTGGTAAGATCGTGCCGAACCAACCGGGTAGGGGAGCTACTATCTACGGAAGTAAAGGTATTATAACCCTTAGCCGTGGTGGGTATAAATTGTTCGATTTGAACGGAGAGCTTATTAAAGAGGAAAAGGAAGCGGGCAAACAAAGTACTACGGTAAATACCCAAGGTGCCGGTGATCTTGATGCCAACCATATCGGTAACTTCTTCGAGGCGATTCGTCAAGATAAATCCTTGCATTCCGATATAAAGGATGCTAGCGTATCGACTATGCTTTGTCATTTGGGCAATATGGCCCAAGACGCTGGGGAAACCTTAAAAATCGATCCGGCTACCGGAAAGGTCCTCAACAATGAGAAAGTCATGAAAGATTGGTGGAAACGCGAATATGAAGAAGGCTGGGAACCCACGCTCTAA
- a CDS encoding 3-deoxy-D-manno-octulosonic acid transferase, which translates to MRGIYNVIVQISWYILKVLSLFSSKLKLFVDGRKQSFEVLGNAISKEDNTLWVHAASLGEYEQGLPIIERLKTEYPSHKIVLTFFSPSGYEVKKNTTAADVVAYLPMDTAKNAARFIKMVHPDLAIFIKYEVWPNYMRALDTKKVPSILISALFKKNQAYFKAYGGFMRNTLKKFSYYFVQDENSKTLLESIGITNVTISGDTRLDRVSEILDRDNSLDFMAAFKSDKLCFVAGSTWPEDEAILIDHINNAPKNLKYVLAPHTIKKDKILGLAGAFTKKTTLYSNIANNHLRDYDVLIIDHIGLLTKIYSYADIAYVGGGFSTGLHNTLEPAVFGIPVIIGPNYEGFKEAEDLVRQKGIYPIKDQWTFGELLKKLLDNTDLRKQTGQINASYISKNKGASVEIMDHIRKLL; encoded by the coding sequence GTGCGCGGCATCTATAATGTGATTGTTCAGATTTCTTGGTATATCTTGAAAGTCTTGTCCCTTTTCAGTTCAAAGCTCAAGCTGTTCGTTGACGGCCGAAAGCAATCTTTTGAGGTGCTCGGCAATGCCATTTCGAAGGAAGACAACACCCTCTGGGTTCATGCCGCCTCCTTGGGCGAGTACGAACAAGGGCTTCCTATTATCGAAAGACTCAAAACCGAATATCCATCGCACAAAATCGTACTTACGTTTTTCTCTCCCTCGGGATACGAGGTAAAAAAGAACACAACAGCGGCCGATGTCGTAGCCTACCTTCCCATGGATACGGCAAAAAATGCCGCACGTTTTATAAAAATGGTACATCCTGACCTGGCCATTTTTATCAAGTACGAGGTTTGGCCCAATTATATGCGTGCCTTGGACACCAAAAAGGTTCCATCAATATTGATTTCCGCCCTATTCAAAAAGAACCAAGCCTATTTTAAGGCCTACGGTGGATTCATGAGAAATACGCTCAAAAAATTCTCGTATTATTTTGTTCAGGACGAAAATTCAAAAACACTACTAGAATCCATCGGGATCACTAATGTAACCATTAGCGGGGATACCCGTCTAGACCGCGTTTCTGAAATATTAGACCGAGATAACAGCTTAGACTTTATGGCGGCCTTCAAAAGCGATAAGCTTTGTTTTGTAGCCGGAAGCACATGGCCCGAAGACGAAGCCATATTGATCGACCACATCAACAACGCCCCAAAAAACCTCAAATACGTTTTGGCACCCCATACCATTAAAAAGGACAAGATCTTAGGACTGGCCGGAGCGTTCACAAAAAAGACCACGCTCTACTCCAACATCGCCAACAACCACTTACGCGATTACGATGTATTGATCATTGACCACATCGGATTGTTGACCAAAATATACAGTTACGCCGACATCGCATATGTCGGGGGCGGTTTTTCCACCGGATTGCACAACACCTTGGAACCTGCCGTTTTCGGCATTCCCGTCATCATCGGCCCAAACTATGAAGGGTTCAAGGAAGCCGAAGACTTGGTAAGGCAAAAAGGCATCTACCCCATAAAAGACCAATGGACCTTCGGCGAATTGCTAAAAAAGCTTCTCGACAATACTGACCTACGCAAACAAACGGGACAGATAAACGCCTCTTATATCTCGAAGAACAAAGGAGCCAGCGTAGAGATTATGGACCATATCCGCAAATTATTATAA
- a CDS encoding DegT/DnrJ/EryC1/StrS family aminotransferase: protein MRKIQMVDLGGQYEGIKEQVNSAIATIMETSAFINGPEVRSFQKELEDYLGVKHVIPCANGTDALQIAMMGLGLKPGDEVITADFTFAATVEVIALLQLTPVLVDVDMDSFNINIEAVEKAITPKTKAIVPVHLFGQCANMDAIMQLAEKHNLFVIEDNAQAIGADYTFDDGRKQKAGTIGHVGATSFFPSKNLGAYGDGGAIFTNDDKLAHTLRGIVNHGMYERYHHDVVGVNSRLDSIQAAVLRAKLPKLDGYCDRRRAAARSYNQAFKGQSNIVTPQTVKCEKEICDDCSCHVFHQYTLRITNGKRDGLVKHLAENDIPCGVYYPIPLHLQKAYVDERYDEADFPVTNQLVKEVISLPMHTELDDEQINFITKTVLEFVNG, encoded by the coding sequence ATGAGAAAAATTCAAATGGTCGACTTGGGCGGCCAATACGAGGGGATAAAGGAACAAGTTAATTCGGCCATTGCCACCATTATGGAAACTTCCGCTTTTATAAACGGTCCGGAAGTACGGTCCTTTCAAAAAGAGTTGGAGGACTACCTTGGGGTAAAACACGTTATCCCTTGTGCCAACGGTACCGATGCCTTACAAATAGCGATGATGGGCCTAGGTCTGAAACCGGGCGATGAGGTAATTACGGCAGATTTTACATTTGCGGCAACGGTAGAGGTCATCGCACTTTTGCAATTGACCCCGGTCTTGGTCGATGTCGATATGGATTCGTTCAATATCAATATAGAGGCCGTAGAAAAGGCAATTACCCCAAAAACGAAGGCTATAGTGCCGGTACATCTATTCGGGCAATGCGCCAATATGGATGCCATTATGCAATTGGCCGAGAAACATAACCTTTTTGTTATAGAGGATAACGCACAGGCTATAGGGGCCGATTATACTTTTGACGACGGTAGAAAACAAAAGGCCGGTACGATTGGCCATGTAGGGGCTACCTCCTTTTTTCCTTCAAAGAATCTAGGGGCCTATGGTGATGGCGGTGCCATTTTTACCAATGATGATAAACTTGCGCATACCCTAAGGGGTATCGTAAATCACGGCATGTACGAAAGGTACCATCACGATGTAGTAGGCGTTAATTCGAGATTAGATTCCATTCAGGCAGCTGTCTTAAGGGCGAAATTGCCAAAATTGGATGGGTATTGCGATCGAAGGAGGGCCGCGGCCCGAAGTTATAACCAGGCCTTTAAGGGACAGTCGAATATAGTAACGCCCCAAACGGTCAAGTGTGAAAAGGAAATATGTGATGATTGTAGTTGTCACGTCTTCCATCAGTATACCTTACGGATCACCAATGGCAAACGCGACGGACTTGTGAAGCATTTGGCGGAGAACGATATTCCTTGTGGCGTGTATTACCCTATTCCGTTACACCTACAAAAAGCCTATGTGGATGAGCGTTATGACGAAGCCGATTTTCCGGTAACCAATCAGTTGGTAAAAGAGGTCATTTCGTTGCCGATGCATACCGAGTTAGATGATGAGCAAATAAATTTTATTACAAAAACGGTATTGGAGTTTGTGAACGGATAG